In a genomic window of Nothobranchius furzeri strain GRZ-AD chromosome 14, NfurGRZ-RIMD1, whole genome shotgun sequence:
- the LOC107396891 gene encoding uncharacterized protein isoform X3 has translation MDTDVHQRVKEEASEDQSAVVDQQDSEKFHIKEEQEELRTSLEEEQLHLKEENNPARFPVTPVSIKSGLVEDQLGEPIPPLDFHTEHQKKHIRSSLEVLSEQLIVSKGSQNPIGCMYRNEVGHVFWSHAIE, from the exons Atggatacag ATGTTCACCAgagggttaaagaagaagcttctGAAGATCAGAGTGCTGTTGTGGACCAGCAGGATTCAGAAAagttccacataaaggaggaacaggaggaactcAGGACCAGTCTGGAAGAAGAGCAGCTCCATTTGAAGGAGGAGAATAATCCTGCCAGGTTTCCTGTCACACCAGTTTCTATAAAAA GTGGATTAGTGGAGGATCAGCTTGGAGAGCCCATTCCACCTCTGGACTTTCACACAGAACACCAAAAAAAGCACATCAGGAGCAGCTTGGAGGTGTTGAGTgaacagctgattgtttccaagggatctcagaacCCTATTGGGTGTATGTACAGGAATGAGgtcggacatgtattttggtcccatgccattgagtga
- the LOC107396891 gene encoding uncharacterized protein isoform X4: MDTDVHQRVKEEASEDQSAVVDQQDSEKFHIKEEQEELRTSLEEEQLHLKEENNPARFPVTPVSIKSRHHSGEGYLNRAGNMFQQERAFLGNHLDLLQLWYDPLFLLGSSSSRKYTSHFFQDLQWRNNLE; this comes from the exons Atggatacag ATGTTCACCAgagggttaaagaagaagcttctGAAGATCAGAGTGCTGTTGTGGACCAGCAGGATTCAGAAAagttccacataaaggaggaacaggaggaactcAGGACCAGTCTGGAAGAAGAGCAGCTCCATTTGAAGGAGGAGAATAATCCTGCCAGGTTTCCTGTCACACCAGTTTCTATAAAAA GTAGACATCACTCAGGGGAGGGCTACTTGAACAGAGCTGGCAACATGTTTCAGCAGGAAAGAGCTTTTCTGGGTAATCACTTGGACCTTCTACAACTTTGGTATGATCCATTATTTTTGCTGGGATCTTCTTCTTCTCGTAAATATACCTCACACTTCTTTCAAGATCTTCAGTGGAGGAACAATCTGGAATGA
- the LOC107396891 gene encoding zinc finger protein 678-like isoform X1, protein MDTDVHQRVKEEASEDQSAVVDQQDSEKFHIKEEQEELRTSLEEEQLHLKEENNPARFPVTPVSIKSEDNEDKPLFSQLLYQQQIEDRDVPTSSSADQTTAETGRGAESSRNPVLNPNEHISGSSETEVSEDEMNLNVEVLDSGPETGDGDNDCNGSRSSESDVKTVNKSFSCLECSQQFLHKWSLQRHVRVTSHSAVRSSGCLVTKKKVRVKQHVDSCRKVQKEPKSVSCDICGIIFTHNKGLNSHMRIHTGQKPFACELCGKSFNQRTILNDHMRVHTGQKPFACELCEQRFSRKSTFNTHMRVHTGQKPFVCELCEQRFNFKSAFNRHMRVHTGEKPFACELCGKSFNQRTILNDHMRVHTGQKPFACELCEQRFSRKSSLNRHRRVHTGQKPFACEHCLQRFNFKSAFNRHMRVHTGEKPFACELCGKSFNQRTILNDHMRVHTGQKPFACELCGKSFNQRAILNNHMRVHTGQKPFACELCGISFNRKANLFTHMRVHTGQKPFACELCEQTFSFKSTLNRHMRVHTGQKPFACELCEQRFSVKSTLNSHMIVHTGEKAFACELCKQRFSHKSALNRHMRVHTGHKPFVCELCGKCFTRKATLNNHSRVHTGH, encoded by the exons Atggatacag ATGTTCACCAgagggttaaagaagaagcttctGAAGATCAGAGTGCTGTTGTGGACCAGCAGGATTCAGAAAagttccacataaaggaggaacaggaggaactcAGGACCAGTCTGGAAGAAGAGCAGCTCCATTTGAAGGAGGAGAATAATCCTGCCAGGTTTCCTGTCACACCAGTTTCTATAAAAAGTGAGGATAATGAAGACAAACCTCTGTTTTCACAGCTTCtctatcagcagcaaatagaagacagagatgttccaaccagcagctcagctgaccagacaacagcagaaacTGGTAGAGGAGCAGAATCGagcaggaacccagttctgaaccctAATGAACATAtatctggttcttcagagactgaagttagtgaagATGAAATGAATCTAAATGTTGAGGTATTAgactctgggcctgaaactggaGATGGAGACAATGACTGCAATGgcagcaggtcttctgagtcagatgtcaagactgtcaacaaatcctttagctgcctcgagtgtagtcaacagtttctccacaagtggtctctccagagacatGTGAGAGTGACGAGTCATTCAGCAGTAAGATCTTCAGGATGTTTGGTTACTAAGAAAAAAGTTAGAGTAAAGCAACATGTGGACTcatgcaggaaagtccagaaagAACCAAAATCAGTTAGTTGTGACATTTGTGGAATAATATTTACTCATAATAaaggtttaaacagtcacatgagaatccacacaggacagaaaccatttgcttgtgaactctgtggaaaaagctttaatCAAAGGACAATtttaaacgatcacatgagagtccacacaggacagaaaccttttgcgtgTGAGCTCTGTGAGCAAAGATTTAGTCGTAAATCAACAttcaacacacacatgagagttcacacaggacagaaaccttttgtgtgTGAGCTCTGTGAGCAAAGATTTAATTTTAAGTCAGCAttcaacagacacatgagagtccacacaggagagaaaccctttgcatgtgaactctgtggaaaaagctttaatCAAAGGACAATtttaaacgatcacatgagagtccacacaggacagaaaccttttgcgtgTGAGCTCTGTGAGCAAAGATTTAGTCGTAAATCATCATTAAACAGACAcaggagagtccacacaggacagaaaccttttgcgtgTGAACACTGTCTGCAAAGATTTAATTTTAAGTCAGCAttcaacagacacatgagagtccacacaggagagaaaccttttgcgtgtgaactctgtggaaaaagctttaatCAAAGGACAATtttaaacgatcacatgagagtccacacaggacagaaaccttttgcgtgTGAACTTTGTGGAAAAAGCTTTAATCAAAGGGCAattttaaacaatcacatgagagtccacacaggacagaaaccttttgcctgtgaacttTGTGGAATAAGCTTTAATCGAAAAGCAAATTTGttcactcacatgagagtccacacaggacagaaaccttttgcatgTGAGCTGTGTGAGCAAACATTTAGTTTTAAGTCAacattaaacagacacatgagagtacacacaggacagaaaccttttgcgtgTGAGCTCTGTGAGCAAAGGTTTAGTGTTAAATCAacattaaacagtcacatgatagTACACACAGGAGAGAAAGCCTTTGCGTGTGAGCTCTGTAaacaaagatttagtcataagtcagcattaaacagacacatgagagtccacacaggacataaaccttttgtctgtgaactctgtggaaaatGCTTTACTCGAAAGGCAACTTTAAACAATCActcgagagtccacacaggacattaA